From the genome of Sphingobacterium kitahiroshimense, one region includes:
- a CDS encoding UvrD-helicase domain-containing protein, which yields MSSIAPLKILKASAGSGKTFSLTVHYLTLLLSKENSYREILAVTFTNKATAEMKERILSVLKGLAQGDKSRKIDDYRRLLLTQFPYWSTTSIQEKAHRVYRKILHDYSHFTISTIDGFSQKVIRSFTYELNLDAAYKIEMNTSKVRQDLTVMLNQLLDQRPDLLEWIIEYAEKKILNNENWNYRRELTNLANEIFSENFKEFDKHLLSQDSDKVFNTLNKEIENFTKIFLEAVHEEIKSFANTFKALNMDSADLKGKSRNPIYSLSNSKNNVFKQSTSKLQEIIGKYVELLDKEDAFLDGKKEVNYGLQQALLPILKNFKILQDKLSTYITYEAFQKNFYYLRLLKEMSDLLAQWRKENNAQLISDAQIQLNKLGLDQHGDPTFIWEKIGNRYQYFLFDEFQDTSRIQWKNYSPLLINALGNASGELSEHLIVGDVKQSIYRWRNGDWRILLEQAEKQVADAFHISNEQELQELVENGSLDVNYRSLPNIIHFNNYLFETVPDHIQQLLNEHIATNLTTEGQTWWQEMGYDHMINKAYDGASQKVPEAKVLDESQKGSITIKYFDVENNVRRNSQVENLTVSSLCEQIEEWITSGRYQANQIGILVRSNKQARLIIHELMNYRNEKQLHFEVISGDALALEANEGIQLLIETLKAFVFNTDKHILYKAKITHLYHIIQKEQNFNAEVWLKFKENDVLNLNEDLPKDLIENWENWQKLPLVHLVEKLIEVYSLTSLHNPHLPYILAFKDMIANFSANGERGINQFLTFWDEDGVKAVLPSSGKVDAIEVTTVHKSKGLAYDVVMIPFCSWTLDGMTNGNFWIDTEGTALEIIGKAPIKYTSSLGQSTLYQKYYEEMVFNYMDALNTFYVATTRAIEHLYISAPAFKQIVDKKTGEIMGMDVKNDLISDIVYQVLDSNNGAFTLTDNELHIDHVIRREKSTKIEVGKIALQQYPISKELDKAFDKSSQRTITSILLLDKASQYGVMAHEIMSIITSEDEIDGIINQYISEGIFTPSEKSAILHEVNQIWQHQQINKWLTGNFKIWNESAIITAKGETLRPDKVFTSEEETIVLDFKFTQSEALSHQKQVKQYVKTLEELGYKNVKGFLFYAKSNDLVEVIIQAKN from the coding sequence ATGTCATCGATAGCGCCATTAAAAATATTAAAAGCCTCAGCTGGTTCAGGCAAAACATTCAGCTTAACTGTCCATTACCTGACTTTATTACTTTCAAAAGAAAACAGTTATCGTGAAATATTGGCCGTCACTTTTACTAATAAGGCGACCGCTGAGATGAAGGAAAGGATCTTATCTGTTCTAAAAGGATTAGCACAAGGTGACAAAAGCCGAAAAATCGATGATTATAGACGTTTATTGTTGACCCAATTTCCATATTGGAGTACGACTTCAATTCAAGAAAAAGCACATCGTGTTTATCGTAAAATCTTACATGATTATAGCCATTTTACCATCAGTACCATTGATGGTTTTTCGCAAAAAGTGATTCGAAGCTTTACTTACGAACTCAATTTAGATGCTGCTTACAAGATTGAAATGAATACAAGTAAGGTGCGGCAGGACCTTACTGTCATGTTAAATCAACTTCTGGATCAACGCCCTGATTTATTGGAATGGATTATTGAATATGCGGAAAAGAAAATTTTAAATAATGAAAACTGGAACTATCGTCGTGAATTAACCAATCTAGCGAATGAGATATTTTCTGAAAACTTTAAAGAGTTTGACAAACACCTCCTATCGCAAGATTCGGATAAAGTGTTCAATACCTTAAATAAAGAAATTGAAAACTTTACAAAAATATTCCTAGAAGCAGTTCATGAGGAAATAAAAAGTTTTGCAAATACTTTTAAGGCATTAAATATGGATTCTGCTGACTTAAAAGGAAAAAGTAGAAATCCGATTTACTCGCTTTCTAATTCAAAGAACAACGTATTCAAACAAAGTACTTCTAAACTACAGGAGATCATTGGTAAATATGTAGAGCTCCTAGATAAGGAAGATGCATTTTTAGATGGCAAAAAAGAAGTTAATTACGGACTACAGCAGGCACTTTTACCTATCTTAAAAAATTTCAAAATATTACAGGATAAATTAAGTACTTATATCACATATGAGGCATTCCAAAAGAATTTCTACTACCTCCGTCTTTTAAAAGAAATGAGTGATTTGTTAGCGCAATGGCGAAAGGAAAATAATGCACAATTAATTTCCGATGCGCAGATCCAATTGAATAAGCTTGGGCTAGATCAACATGGAGATCCTACTTTTATTTGGGAAAAGATTGGGAATCGCTATCAGTATTTCTTGTTCGATGAGTTTCAGGACACTTCCCGCATTCAGTGGAAAAATTACAGTCCTTTATTGATTAATGCCCTTGGGAATGCATCGGGAGAATTATCCGAGCATTTAATCGTTGGTGATGTTAAACAAAGTATCTACCGTTGGAGAAATGGAGATTGGCGAATACTATTGGAACAGGCTGAAAAACAAGTAGCAGATGCCTTTCATATTTCAAACGAGCAGGAATTACAGGAACTTGTTGAGAATGGCTCGCTGGATGTAAACTATAGAAGTCTTCCAAATATTATTCATTTCAATAATTACCTATTTGAGACAGTACCTGATCATATCCAACAGTTACTTAATGAACATATTGCTACTAATCTTACTACGGAAGGACAAACATGGTGGCAGGAAATGGGATATGACCACATGATTAATAAAGCCTACGATGGTGCGTCACAAAAGGTTCCAGAAGCAAAGGTCTTAGATGAATCACAAAAGGGTTCTATTACCATCAAATATTTTGATGTAGAAAATAACGTGAGAAGAAACTCACAAGTTGAAAATCTTACTGTATCTTCCTTATGTGAACAGATTGAAGAATGGATTACTTCGGGCAGATACCAAGCTAATCAAATCGGAATCCTTGTACGATCGAATAAACAGGCGCGATTGATTATCCACGAATTAATGAATTATAGAAATGAAAAACAGTTACATTTTGAAGTTATCTCTGGAGACGCACTGGCATTAGAGGCTAACGAAGGTATTCAGCTGTTGATCGAAACATTAAAAGCATTTGTTTTTAATACGGATAAGCACATTTTATATAAAGCTAAAATCACACATCTTTATCATATTATTCAAAAAGAGCAAAATTTCAATGCCGAAGTCTGGTTGAAATTTAAGGAAAATGATGTTCTTAATTTAAATGAGGACCTCCCTAAGGATCTGATTGAAAATTGGGAAAATTGGCAAAAATTACCCTTAGTTCACCTCGTTGAAAAACTTATAGAAGTTTATAGTTTAACCTCATTACACAACCCACATTTGCCTTATATTCTTGCATTCAAAGATATGATCGCTAATTTTTCTGCAAATGGGGAACGCGGAATTAACCAGTTCTTAACCTTTTGGGATGAAGATGGGGTGAAGGCGGTACTTCCTTCTTCGGGCAAAGTGGATGCCATTGAGGTAACCACTGTACATAAATCTAAAGGTTTAGCTTACGATGTCGTTATGATTCCTTTCTGCAGTTGGACACTAGATGGTATGACCAACGGAAACTTCTGGATAGATACGGAAGGTACAGCTCTTGAAATTATTGGAAAGGCGCCCATAAAATATACCTCTTCTTTAGGGCAATCAACACTCTATCAAAAATATTATGAAGAGATGGTTTTCAATTATATGGATGCCCTGAATACATTTTATGTGGCGACAACCCGAGCAATAGAACATCTTTATATATCGGCTCCTGCTTTTAAGCAAATCGTTGACAAAAAAACGGGAGAGATAATGGGAATGGATGTAAAAAATGATTTAATCAGTGATATTGTTTATCAAGTGCTTGACAGCAATAATGGAGCCTTTACACTTACCGACAACGAATTGCATATCGACCATGTTATTCGTAGAGAAAAAAGCACTAAGATTGAAGTTGGCAAAATTGCCTTACAGCAATACCCGATTTCAAAAGAATTGGATAAAGCCTTTGATAAATCATCACAACGCACTATCACCAGTATCCTGCTATTGGATAAAGCGTCCCAATATGGTGTAATGGCTCACGAAATTATGTCGATCATAACTTCTGAAGACGAAATTGATGGTATTATAAATCAATATATTTCTGAAGGAATATTTACACCTTCAGAAAAGTCAGCGATTTTACATGAAGTCAACCAAATTTGGCAACACCAACAGATTAATAAATGGTTAA
- a CDS encoding 30S ribosomal protein S16: MATKIRLQRHGKKGRPFYHLVVADARAPRDGKFIERIGSYNPNTNPATIVLDFDKALDWMNNGAQPTDTARTILSDKGVLYKKHLLGGVKKGAFDEAAAEAKFVAWTEANDARTAGKKDGLATTKAEAKKIALAAEAKKKEEKAAAIAAKNAPVVEETPAEETEAPAAEETEG, encoded by the coding sequence ATGGCAACTAAAATCAGATTGCAAAGACATGGTAAAAAAGGACGTCCTTTTTACCACCTAGTAGTAGCAGATGCACGTGCTCCACGTGATGGTAAATTCATCGAACGTATTGGTTCTTACAACCCGAACACAAATCCAGCGACTATCGTTTTGGATTTTGACAAAGCTTTGGATTGGATGAATAATGGTGCACAACCTACTGACACAGCTCGTACTATCCTTTCGGATAAAGGTGTTTTATACAAAAAACACTTATTAGGCGGTGTTAAAAAAGGTGCATTTGATGAAGCAGCTGCTGAAGCTAAATTTGTAGCTTGGACTGAAGCTAATGATGCAAGAACTGCTGGTAAAAAAGACGGTTTAGCAACTACTAAAGCTGAAGCTAAGAAAATTGCATTAGCTGCTGAAGCTAAGAAAAAAGAAGAAAAAGCTGCTGCTATTGCCGCTAAAAATGCGCCAGTTGTAGAAGAAACTCCTGCTGAAGAAACTGAAGCTCCTGCTGCAGAAGAAACTGAAGGTTAA
- the rimM gene encoding ribosome maturation factor RimM (Essential for efficient processing of 16S rRNA): MTIEESFYIGYISKTRGLKGELQLFFEFEDYQDLDFDVLFAEVNKKLVPYFVDNIKYQSNSTAYLNLEDVDHIDKAQPLVRKKIYLPNDKMPERDPDDFRYTDLIGYLVIDEVHGELGEIKHVQEMPQQFIATVDFNGKELMFPLNDDLMLGIDSEDKVLEVDLPDGLVELYKEI; the protein is encoded by the coding sequence ATGACCATAGAAGAAAGTTTTTACATCGGTTATATTAGCAAAACACGTGGATTAAAAGGTGAGCTTCAGCTTTTTTTTGAATTTGAAGATTATCAAGATTTAGACTTTGATGTTTTATTTGCTGAAGTGAATAAAAAATTAGTGCCTTACTTTGTCGACAATATCAAATACCAATCAAATAGTACAGCCTATTTAAATTTAGAAGACGTCGATCATATTGATAAAGCACAACCTTTAGTGCGTAAGAAAATATACCTTCCAAATGATAAAATGCCAGAGCGTGATCCTGATGATTTTAGATATACGGATTTAATTGGATACTTGGTGATTGATGAAGTTCATGGAGAATTAGGAGAGATTAAACATGTACAGGAAATGCCTCAGCAATTTATAGCAACAGTAGACTTTAATGGAAAAGAATTGATGTTCCCATTAAATGACGATCTTATGCTAGGAATTGATTCAGAGGATAAAGTTTTAGAGGTTGATTTACCAGATGGATTGGTTGAGCTATATAAGGAGATTTAA
- the metF gene encoding methylenetetrahydrofolate reductase [NAD(P)H], translating into MKIVDHISNAKGKTLFSFELLPPAKGQGIQSIFKTMDALMEFKPPFIDVTYHREDYMYKKHESGLLERVAYRKRPGTVAICAAIMNKYKVDAVPHLICGGFTKEETENALIDLNFLGIDNVLVLRGDARKGDPDFIPTEGGHAFATDLLQQVADMNQGQYLHEDIAISEKTNFCIGVAGYPEKHFEAPNFNTDFKWLKKKVEMGAEFIVTQMFFNVEKYKEFVNKCRENDIHIPIIPGLKPLTTKKQLITLPKIFHLDIPEELSEAVSGCKNNADVRQVGEEWLVQQCKELIDFGAPVLHFYTMSNPGPTKSIVEKLF; encoded by the coding sequence ATGAAAATCGTTGATCATATCAGTAATGCCAAAGGAAAAACTTTGTTTTCTTTTGAACTGTTGCCACCAGCTAAGGGGCAAGGTATCCAAAGTATTTTTAAAACAATGGATGCACTTATGGAATTCAAGCCTCCCTTTATCGATGTGACTTATCATAGAGAAGACTACATGTATAAGAAGCACGAGAGCGGTTTATTAGAACGTGTGGCTTATCGTAAACGTCCAGGGACTGTTGCAATTTGTGCCGCTATTATGAATAAGTATAAAGTGGATGCTGTACCACATCTTATCTGTGGTGGTTTCACAAAAGAGGAAACTGAAAATGCTTTGATAGATTTGAACTTCTTGGGTATTGACAATGTGCTCGTATTGAGAGGTGATGCAAGAAAAGGCGATCCTGATTTCATACCAACAGAAGGTGGTCATGCATTTGCAACAGATCTTTTACAGCAGGTTGCCGATATGAACCAAGGACAGTACTTACATGAGGATATTGCGATTTCAGAAAAGACCAACTTTTGTATTGGCGTTGCAGGATATCCTGAAAAACACTTCGAAGCGCCAAATTTTAATACCGATTTTAAATGGTTAAAAAAGAAGGTTGAGATGGGGGCTGAGTTTATTGTTACACAAATGTTCTTTAATGTTGAAAAATATAAAGAGTTTGTCAATAAGTGCAGGGAAAATGATATTCATATTCCAATTATACCAGGTTTAAAACCATTGACAACAAAAAAACAACTGATTACGCTTCCGAAAATTTTTCATTTGGATATTCCAGAGGAATTGAGTGAAGCAGTATCCGGATGTAAAAATAATGCAGACGTGAGACAAGTCGGAGAAGAGTGGTTGGTACAACAATGTAAAGAATTAATTGACTTTGGTGCGCCAGTTTTACATTTTTATACCATGAGTAATCCTGGACCGACTAAAAGTATTGTAGAAAAGTTATTCTAA
- a CDS encoding protein O-mannosyl-transferase family — protein sequence MDYKKVNNVLGWLCAIIATSVFIITAERTTSWWDTGEFIASAYKLQIVHQPGAPLFLMLQNIFSNFALGNLAQIAFWMNVGSAICSGLTVMFLFWTITALARKIIQSDHQSNDKNHLIKIMGAGMVGALAYSFSDTFWYSAVESEVYAMSSLCTAVVFWAILKWEARANKPHADRWLIVIAYIIGLSIGVHLLNLLVIPAIALIIYFKKTDRTTFWGISKALFIGLGILAIILWGIIQYLIKFAAKFDLFFVNTLGLGFGSGIFVFIIMILSALVYGIYYSIRKGKVILNTAILATCFILLGYSSFTMVLLRANANPSLNNNDPENVFSFLGYLSREQYESEPLIKGQYFDANPIGINERIDYRKDNHQYTSIKRAASYQFDRETIFPRIYSQKPYHQYFYKGYLGIEEGRKANFADNLKFFFNYQVGHMYARYFLWNFVGRQNDQQGHGSLTEGNWLSGIKAIDNLHVGGQSKLSDEMIHNPSRNTYFFLPLIIGFAGALWHFKRNKKDATVVSLLFMFTGLAIVIYLNQSPLQPRERDYAYAGSFYAFAIWIGLGVFAISEFFKKYINERNANLLATSLCLIAGPLILISQNWDDHNRSEKSLARDMAKNYLETCAPNAILFTYGDHDTFPLWYLQEVEGVRRDVRIVVISYLTSDWYFRQVKNGTYQAAGLPITIPNEKVAKGLRESLPYHDLNLAGSTDINLLLDFLLSDSNDNKLQMRDGQYENFLPTKSLKLAVNKEDVIRNKVVPQEWESEIPKQMEWTFGNDYVTRADLGLMSVLVNNNWKRPIYFSGMVPAESLMGLDKYMVNEGFAKRLMPIEAKLEKGESLINVDKLYKNIVDKYAWGNIHQATYLDTDSFRFAGMYAEEIFGKAARTLLAKGETEKARQVAVKAFNELPQRLYSMSDVTSYGDVIDTLYKTGEIKFANQLVDRNMKFLTEHMDYYQQLAIDKPENGLEVQNIRMALDSVDLYERILSNTKEKDRYAYIAELSNKYKKMYLSE from the coding sequence ATGGATTATAAGAAAGTAAACAACGTGTTAGGTTGGCTATGTGCCATCATAGCAACATCCGTTTTCATTATCACAGCAGAGCGAACAACAAGCTGGTGGGATACTGGTGAATTTATTGCATCAGCATATAAACTTCAGATTGTTCATCAGCCTGGAGCACCTTTGTTTCTAATGTTGCAGAATATATTTTCAAATTTTGCTTTAGGAAATTTAGCTCAGATTGCATTTTGGATGAATGTGGGTTCTGCTATATGCAGTGGTTTGACAGTTATGTTTTTGTTTTGGACCATAACAGCATTAGCAAGAAAAATTATCCAATCTGATCATCAATCCAATGATAAAAATCACCTGATTAAAATAATGGGAGCAGGCATGGTGGGAGCTTTAGCTTACAGTTTCTCCGATACATTCTGGTATTCAGCAGTAGAATCTGAAGTTTATGCGATGTCATCCTTATGTACAGCAGTCGTATTCTGGGCAATTCTAAAATGGGAAGCCCGTGCAAATAAACCGCATGCAGATCGTTGGCTTATTGTCATCGCTTATATTATTGGACTTTCAATAGGAGTTCATTTATTGAATCTATTAGTTATTCCAGCGATAGCACTTATTATTTATTTTAAGAAAACTGATCGTACAACGTTTTGGGGAATTAGTAAAGCATTGTTTATTGGACTAGGAATATTGGCCATTATTCTGTGGGGAATAATCCAGTACCTTATTAAATTTGCTGCCAAGTTTGATTTGTTTTTTGTCAATACACTTGGATTAGGATTTGGCTCGGGCATATTCGTTTTTATCATAATGATCTTATCGGCATTAGTTTATGGCATATATTACTCCATAAGAAAAGGAAAAGTTATTTTGAATACAGCGATTTTGGCAACTTGTTTTATTTTATTAGGATATAGCTCTTTCACTATGGTATTGCTAAGGGCTAATGCTAACCCTTCCTTAAATAATAATGATCCTGAAAACGTATTTTCTTTCTTGGGTTATTTAAGTAGAGAACAGTATGAATCAGAGCCACTCATAAAAGGGCAATATTTTGATGCAAATCCCATAGGTATCAATGAACGTATTGATTATAGAAAAGACAACCACCAGTATACTTCAATAAAAAGAGCCGCAAGTTATCAATTTGATAGAGAAACCATTTTCCCAAGGATTTACAGTCAAAAACCCTATCATCAATATTTTTATAAAGGTTATTTAGGTATTGAAGAAGGAAGAAAAGCAAATTTTGCTGACAACTTGAAATTCTTCTTTAACTATCAAGTGGGGCATATGTATGCACGTTATTTCCTGTGGAACTTTGTTGGAAGGCAAAATGATCAGCAGGGACACGGTTCTTTAACAGAAGGAAATTGGTTATCAGGGATTAAGGCTATCGACAATTTACATGTAGGTGGACAATCTAAATTATCGGATGAAATGATCCATAATCCATCTCGGAATACCTATTTTTTCCTTCCGCTAATAATTGGATTCGCAGGTGCACTATGGCATTTTAAACGTAACAAGAAAGATGCAACTGTTGTTAGTCTCTTATTTATGTTTACAGGATTGGCCATCGTTATCTATTTAAATCAATCTCCTTTGCAACCACGTGAACGTGATTATGCTTATGCAGGATCATTTTATGCTTTCGCAATCTGGATTGGATTAGGTGTATTTGCTATTTCTGAATTTTTTAAAAAATATATTAATGAAAGAAATGCAAATCTGCTTGCTACATCATTATGTCTCATAGCTGGCCCATTGATTCTTATTAGTCAAAATTGGGATGATCATAATCGATCGGAGAAATCGTTAGCTCGGGATATGGCGAAAAATTATTTAGAAACCTGTGCTCCCAATGCGATCCTGTTTACTTACGGTGATCATGATACTTTTCCGCTATGGTATTTACAAGAAGTAGAAGGTGTTCGGCGGGATGTTAGAATAGTGGTGATCAGTTATTTGACTTCTGACTGGTATTTCCGCCAGGTGAAAAATGGTACCTATCAGGCCGCAGGATTGCCGATCACGATACCGAATGAAAAGGTGGCAAAAGGCCTTCGAGAATCTTTGCCTTACCATGATCTGAATTTAGCAGGATCTACAGATATAAACTTGTTGTTGGATTTTTTATTATCAGATAGTAATGATAACAAACTTCAAATGAGAGACGGACAATATGAAAACTTTCTGCCAACAAAAAGCTTGAAGCTTGCCGTGAATAAGGAAGATGTCATTAGAAATAAAGTCGTACCTCAAGAATGGGAAAGTGAGATCCCAAAACAAATGGAGTGGACTTTTGGTAATGATTACGTCACCCGCGCAGATCTAGGCTTGATGTCTGTTCTTGTGAATAATAATTGGAAAAGACCAATTTATTTTTCAGGAATGGTACCCGCTGAAAGTTTGATGGGATTGGATAAATACATGGTAAATGAAGGGTTTGCCAAACGGTTGATGCCTATAGAAGCAAAGCTTGAAAAAGGGGAGTCTCTAATTAATGTCGATAAATTATATAAAAATATTGTTGATAAATACGCTTGGGGAAACATACATCAAGCAACTTACCTTGATACGGATTCCTTCCGTTTTGCAGGTATGTATGCAGAGGAGATTTTCGGGAAAGCAGCGCGAACCCTATTGGCAAAAGGGGAGACCGAAAAAGCAAGACAAGTGGCAGTAAAAGCATTTAATGAATTACCCCAAAGACTATATAGCATGTCTGATGTGACGAGTTATGGGGATGTTATTGATACGCTTTATAAAACTGGAGAAATAAAATTTGCAAACCAGCTGGTTGATCGTAATATGAAATTTTTAACAGAGCATATGGATTATTATCAACAACTAGCTATTGACAAACCTGAAAACGGGTTGGAAGTTCAAAATATAAGGATGGCTCTTGACTCGGTCGATCTATATGAACGTATACTTTCTAATACAAAAGAAAAGGACCGATATGCATATATTGCTGAGCTGAGCAATAAATATAAAAAGATGTATCTATCAGAATGA
- a CDS encoding glutamine--tRNA ligase/YqeY domain fusion protein, with translation MINEEKSLNFIEEIIEADLRNGTHDGRVLTRFPPEPNGYLHIGHAKSICLNFGLGQKYNGQTNLRFDDTNPVTEDTEYVESIKNDIQWLGFNWAQELYTSDYFDTLYQYAVDLIKKDLAYVDDSTAEEIAAAKGTPTEPGVPTPNRSRSIEENLVLFQEMKDGKYQDGEKVLRAKIDLANPNMHLRDPLLYRIKHAHHHRTGNKWCIYPMYDFAHGQSDSIEKITHSICTLEFIPHRALYDWCIEKLEIYPSKQYEFARLNMTYTVMSKRKLLQLVNDKFVESWDDPRMPTISGLRRRGYTPASIRTFCDKIGVAKRENMIDVSLLEFCIREDLNKTAWRRMAVLDPIKLVITNLPSDHIEELHGENNPEVEGGEGSRMIPFSNELWIERDDFMEDAPKKFFRLGPGLSVRLKNAYIVTCHDFVKDANGQVTEVHCTYVPNSKSGEDTSGMKVKGTIHWVSVPHAKETEIRLYDRLFNDENPAASENFKESINPDSLKISKAFIEPDLLNAIPGKGYQFIRLGYFTLDTSSKPDHLVFNRTVGLKDSWAKEVKKG, from the coding sequence ATGATAAACGAGGAGAAATCATTAAATTTTATTGAAGAAATTATCGAAGCAGATCTTCGTAATGGGACCCATGATGGGCGTGTATTGACACGTTTCCCTCCCGAGCCTAACGGCTATCTTCACATCGGTCATGCAAAATCTATTTGCCTAAACTTCGGTTTAGGGCAAAAATACAATGGCCAGACCAACTTACGTTTTGACGATACTAACCCCGTGACAGAAGATACGGAGTACGTTGAAAGTATTAAAAACGACATTCAATGGCTTGGCTTCAACTGGGCACAGGAATTATATACTTCTGATTATTTTGACACCCTTTATCAATATGCTGTAGACCTCATCAAAAAAGATTTGGCTTATGTAGATGATAGTACTGCCGAAGAAATTGCAGCAGCCAAAGGTACGCCAACTGAACCTGGAGTTCCAACTCCTAATCGCAGTCGTAGCATTGAAGAGAATTTGGTTCTTTTTCAAGAAATGAAAGATGGTAAATACCAAGATGGTGAAAAAGTGTTACGTGCTAAGATAGATCTTGCAAATCCAAATATGCACTTACGTGATCCGTTGTTATACCGCATCAAACACGCGCATCACCACCGAACTGGAAATAAATGGTGTATTTATCCCATGTACGATTTTGCACATGGACAATCCGATTCTATCGAAAAAATCACACATTCTATCTGTACGTTAGAATTTATTCCACATCGTGCATTGTACGACTGGTGTATTGAAAAACTAGAAATCTATCCTTCAAAGCAATATGAATTTGCACGTTTAAACATGACCTACACCGTTATGAGTAAGCGTAAGCTTTTACAATTGGTAAATGATAAATTTGTAGAAAGTTGGGATGATCCACGTATGCCTACTATTTCAGGTTTACGCAGAAGAGGTTATACTCCAGCAAGTATCCGTACTTTCTGTGATAAGATCGGCGTCGCTAAACGCGAAAATATGATTGATGTGAGTCTGTTGGAATTCTGTATTCGTGAGGATCTGAATAAAACAGCATGGAGAAGAATGGCTGTGCTAGACCCTATTAAATTAGTGATCACAAACCTTCCTTCTGACCACATTGAAGAACTACATGGTGAAAACAACCCAGAAGTTGAGGGTGGTGAAGGTTCTCGTATGATTCCTTTTTCAAATGAATTATGGATTGAACGTGATGACTTTATGGAAGATGCTCCAAAGAAATTTTTCCGTTTAGGTCCTGGCCTTTCTGTGCGTCTAAAAAATGCATATATAGTAACCTGTCATGATTTCGTTAAAGATGCAAATGGTCAAGTAACAGAAGTACACTGTACTTATGTGCCCAATTCAAAATCTGGCGAAGATACTTCAGGAATGAAAGTTAAAGGAACTATTCACTGGGTTTCTGTGCCACATGCTAAAGAAACAGAAATCAGATTGTACGATCGTTTATTTAACGACGAGAATCCTGCTGCTTCAGAAAACTTCAAAGAATCGATTAATCCAGATAGTTTAAAAATCAGCAAAGCATTTATTGAACCTGATTTGTTAAATGCAATCCCTGGAAAAGGTTATCAGTTTATCCGTTTAGGGTATTTCACTTTAGATACATCTTCTAAACCAGATCACTTGGTTTTCAACCGTACGGTCGGACTAAAAGACTCTTGGGCCAAGGAAGTTAAAAAAGGATAA
- a CDS encoding carbonic anhydrase codes for MEKDLEIGFKKILQGNREWMDFVKNDTTGRFQQLAKGQNPEILWIGCADSRVPANEITGTKPGEVFVHRNIANMCVHSDMSMLSVLDYAVNVLKVKQIIIAGHYGCGGVAASLSRNQFGIIDNWLCHIKDVYRLHAAEIDAIDEHDKKVDRLIELNVQEQVFNLCTTSIIQNAWKDRNDLAVHGMVINIGTGELTDLDCTFTSNEDLGDVFSYR; via the coding sequence ATGGAAAAAGATTTAGAAATAGGATTTAAAAAAATTTTACAAGGAAATCGTGAGTGGATGGACTTTGTTAAGAATGATACGACTGGTCGTTTTCAACAATTAGCAAAAGGTCAAAATCCAGAAATTTTATGGATTGGTTGCGCTGATAGTCGTGTTCCTGCAAATGAAATCACAGGTACTAAACCTGGAGAAGTATTTGTACACCGTAATATCGCAAACATGTGTGTGCATTCGGACATGAGCATGTTATCAGTACTCGATTATGCTGTAAATGTATTGAAAGTAAAGCAGATTATTATTGCTGGTCACTATGGCTGTGGTGGTGTAGCGGCATCATTAAGCCGTAATCAATTTGGAATTATTGATAACTGGTTATGTCACATCAAAGATGTTTATCGTTTACATGCAGCAGAAATAGATGCAATTGATGAACATGATAAAAAAGTTGATCGTTTAATTGAGTTAAATGTGCAAGAACAGGTATTTAACTTATGTACAACTTCTATTATCCAAAATGCTTGGAAAGACAGAAACGATCTAGCTGTTCATGGAATGGTCATCAACATTGGAACAGGTGAATTAACAGATCTTGATTGTACGTTCACGAGTAACGAAGATCTTGGAGATGTATTCTCTTATAGATAG